A genomic segment from Diospyros lotus cultivar Yz01 chromosome 5, ASM1463336v1, whole genome shotgun sequence encodes:
- the LOC127802342 gene encoding mitochondrial import inner membrane translocase subunit TIM23-2 isoform X1 — protein MADPSSEKKSTTRQYHPYQGHLDIPIQSLYNLPTSPEYLFHEEAAAQRRSWGENLQYYTGCGYLSGAVMGAAKGSLEGLSAAEPGDTLKLRLNRVLNSGGQTGRRFGNSLGVVGLIFAGLESGMMQLRGTDDLLNSVLAGLGTGALYRAAAGPRSAAIAGAIGGLAAGAAVAGKQAVKRYVPIYR, from the exons ATGGCCGATCCATCATCGGAAAAGAAGTCGACCACCCGTCAATACCACCCATACCAAGGCCACCTCGACATCCCAATCCAAAGCCTCTACAACCTCCCAACCTCACCCGAGTACCTCTTCCATGAAGAAGCCGCCGCGCAACGCCGCTCCTGGGGCGAGAACCTCCAGTACTACACGGGCTGCGGCTACCTCTCCGGCGCGGTCATGGGGGCCGCCAAGGGCTCTCTCGAAGGCCTCAGCGCGGCCGAGCCAGGGGACACCCTCAAACTCCGGCTGAACCGCGTCTTGAATTCCGGAGGCCAGACCGGCCGAAGGTTCGGGAACTCCCTCGGCGTCGTGGGTCTGATCTTTGCTGGGTTGGAGAGTGGGATGATGCAGTTGAGAGGGACCGATGATCTGTTGAATAGCGTGTTGGCGGGGCTTGGAACCGGCGCGCTTTACCGGGCGGCGGCGGGTCCGAGGTCGGCGGCGATCGCAGGGGCGATTGGAGGGTTGGCGGCGGGCGCGGCAGTGGCCGGCAAGCAGGCGGTCAAACGATATGTTCCCATATA TAGGTAG
- the LOC127802342 gene encoding mitochondrial import inner membrane translocase subunit TIM23-2 isoform X2, whose product MADPSSEKKSTTRQYHPYQGHLDIPIQSLYNLPTSPEYLFHEEAAAQRRSWGENLQYYTGCGYLSGAVMGAAKGSLEGLSAAEPGDTLKLRLNRVLNSGGQTGRRFGNSLGVVGLIFAGLESGMMQLRGTDDLLNSVLAGLGTGALYRAAAGPRSAAIAGAIGGLAAGAAVAGKQAVKRYVPI is encoded by the exons ATGGCCGATCCATCATCGGAAAAGAAGTCGACCACCCGTCAATACCACCCATACCAAGGCCACCTCGACATCCCAATCCAAAGCCTCTACAACCTCCCAACCTCACCCGAGTACCTCTTCCATGAAGAAGCCGCCGCGCAACGCCGCTCCTGGGGCGAGAACCTCCAGTACTACACGGGCTGCGGCTACCTCTCCGGCGCGGTCATGGGGGCCGCCAAGGGCTCTCTCGAAGGCCTCAGCGCGGCCGAGCCAGGGGACACCCTCAAACTCCGGCTGAACCGCGTCTTGAATTCCGGAGGCCAGACCGGCCGAAGGTTCGGGAACTCCCTCGGCGTCGTGGGTCTGATCTTTGCTGGGTTGGAGAGTGGGATGATGCAGTTGAGAGGGACCGATGATCTGTTGAATAGCGTGTTGGCGGGGCTTGGAACCGGCGCGCTTTACCGGGCGGCGGCGGGTCCGAGGTCGGCGGCGATCGCAGGGGCGATTGGAGGGTTGGCGGCGGGCGCGGCAGTGGCCGGCAAGCAGGCGGTCAAACGATATGTTCCCATATA G